Proteins from one Deinococcus sp. AB2017081 genomic window:
- a CDS encoding ATP-binding cassette domain-containing protein, translating into MEARGLVKRYGQVVAMNGADFELRPGEIMAVIGDNGAGKSTLIKALSGAITPDEGQILLEGRPVTFRSPIDARREGIETVYQDLAVAPAMTIAENLFLGREILRPGPLAKLLKIVDKKKMLEEATRHMQGLQFAIKSMSQPVETLSGGQRQGVAVARSAAFARHVVIMDEPTAALGVREGNMVLDLIRQVRDKGLPVILISHNMPHVFEISDRIHVHRMGRRAALLNPQKISMADTVSVMTGAIRPEDLSADVLAH; encoded by the coding sequence ATGGAGGCCCGCGGACTGGTCAAGCGCTACGGGCAGGTCGTCGCCATGAACGGCGCGGACTTCGAGCTGCGCCCCGGCGAGATCATGGCCGTGATCGGCGACAACGGCGCGGGCAAGAGCACGCTGATCAAGGCGCTGTCCGGCGCGATCACGCCCGACGAGGGACAGATCCTGCTGGAGGGCCGCCCCGTCACGTTCCGCAGCCCCATCGACGCGCGGCGCGAGGGCATCGAGACGGTGTATCAGGATCTGGCCGTGGCCCCGGCCATGACCATTGCCGAGAATCTGTTCCTGGGCCGCGAGATCCTGCGCCCCGGCCCGCTGGCGAAGCTGCTGAAGATCGTGGACAAGAAGAAGATGCTGGAGGAGGCGACCCGCCACATGCAGGGGCTCCAGTTCGCGATCAAGAGCATGAGCCAGCCGGTCGAGACGCTCTCCGGCGGGCAGCGGCAGGGCGTGGCCGTGGCCAGAAGCGCGGCCTTCGCACGGCACGTGGTGATCATGGACGAGCCGACCGCGGCGCTGGGCGTGCGCGAGGGCAACATGGTGCTCGACCTGATCCGTCAGGTGCGCGACAAGGGGCTGCCGGTCATCCTGATCTCGCACAACATGCCGCACGTGTTCGAGATCTCCGACCGCATTCACGTCCACCGCATGGGCAGACGGGCCGCCCTGCTGAACCCGCAGAAGATCAGCATGGCCGACACCGTCTCGGTCATGACCGGCGCGATCCGCCCCGAGGATCTGAGCGCCGACGTGCTGGCGCACTGA
- a CDS encoding ABC transporter permease encodes MTQPSTAPPPSARQGLTLPNLSTLGPLIALLVATLFFAIFAPNFFKLSTFSLILQQASIVGVIAIAQTLIILTAGIDLSCGMIMALSSMVIGKLAVEQGWPVALAILTGLAVGAIIGWLNGVLITLVKLPPFIVTLGMYSIVFALVRIYSKATSVPMPPEGLTFLAQRFSLFGATFSYGSLMLLALFLLTWLYLKSTAPGRHIYALGNNPEAVRLSGIPQNRLLISVYTFAGLLYGVAALLLLERIGGASPEAGQTENLESITAVVIGGTSLFGGRGNVLGTLIGVLIVGVFRSGLTLMGVDSVYQYLVTGILIILAVATDQFSRRKS; translated from the coding sequence ATGACCCAGCCGAGCACCGCGCCGCCCCCGTCCGCCCGCCAGGGCCTGACCCTCCCGAACCTCAGCACGCTCGGCCCGCTGATCGCGCTGCTGGTCGCCACCCTGTTCTTCGCGATCTTCGCGCCGAACTTCTTCAAACTGAGCACCTTCAGCCTGATCCTGCAACAGGCGTCCATCGTGGGGGTCATCGCCATCGCGCAGACGCTGATCATCCTGACGGCGGGCATCGACCTGAGCTGCGGAATGATCATGGCCCTGAGCAGCATGGTGATCGGCAAACTGGCCGTCGAGCAGGGCTGGCCGGTGGCGCTGGCGATCCTGACCGGCCTCGCGGTGGGTGCCATCATCGGGTGGCTCAACGGCGTGCTCATCACGCTCGTGAAGCTGCCCCCGTTCATCGTGACCCTGGGGATGTACTCGATCGTGTTTGCGCTGGTTCGGATCTATTCCAAGGCGACCAGCGTGCCCATGCCGCCCGAGGGCCTGACCTTCCTCGCACAGCGCTTCTCGCTGTTCGGCGCGACCTTCTCGTACGGCTCGCTGATGCTGCTCGCGCTGTTCCTGCTGACGTGGCTGTACCTCAAGTCCACCGCGCCGGGCCGCCACATCTACGCGCTGGGCAACAACCCCGAGGCCGTGCGCCTGAGCGGCATCCCGCAGAACCGCCTGCTCATCAGCGTGTACACCTTCGCCGGACTGCTGTACGGCGTGGCCGCGCTGCTGCTGCTGGAGCGCATCGGGGGCGCGTCGCCGGAGGCCGGGCAGACCGAGAACCTCGAGAGCATCACGGCCGTCGTGATCGGCGGCACCAGCCTGTTCGGCGGGCGCGGCAACGTGCTCGGCACCCTCATCGGCGTGCTGATCGTGGGCGTGTTCCGCTCGGGCCTCACCCTGATGGGCGTGGACAGCGTCTACCAATACCTCGTCACCGGCATCCTGATCATCCTGGCGGTCGCCACCGACCAGTTCTCCCGGAGGAAGTCATGA